From one Lycium ferocissimum isolate CSIRO_LF1 chromosome 5, AGI_CSIRO_Lferr_CH_V1, whole genome shotgun sequence genomic stretch:
- the LOC132057999 gene encoding uncharacterized protein LOC132057999, with the protein MAQSRQKSYTDVRRRDSEFQVDNRVFLKVSPIVSRIHVEKVCGRPVVVVPTDTITVKDGLTYKEIPVAILDRQQGTEYRVMPRLGHHKVLHRSTCQFETLPKLALKPLIQHNFASFEVYRVGNGLELATSHTPLR; encoded by the exons atggctcagagtcgccagaagtcctATACAGATGTGCGGCGCAGAGACTCAGAGTTTCAAGTTGATAATAGGGTGTTCTTAAAGGTTTCACCTAT TGTTTCACGTATCCACGTTGAGAAAGTGTGTGGAAGACCCGTCGTGGTTGTTCCTACTGATACTATAACGGTTAAGGATGGCCTAACCTATAAAGAGATCCCAGtggctattcttgatcgtcag caaggcaccgaGTATCGTGTTATGCCCAGGCTAGGACATCACAAAGTACTTCATCGTAGTACTTGCCAATTCGAAACTTTACCCAAGCTTGCTTTGAAACCTTTGATTCAACACAATTTTGCATCATTCGAAGTCTATAGGGTTGGTAATGGTCTTGAGTTGGCAACTTCACATACTCCACTAAGGTAG